The sequence AGAACTTTTAATTGAGTCTGAAAGCAAAGATTCTCCCTTGACTGATTTCCCAATAATTTTACGTTGAGTAAGCAAAACGAACCGCAAGCGGCAACATCAGTGTCGCCCGAGCGGGTATATGCTTCAGAGCGAGAAAATCCGAAAAGAGCAAGTTAATCGGTGAAAAGTGTGTCTTAAAGTATTTCCTCTAATACACTTTCAAATGCCTGCTCGAAATGCAGAAAAAATATATTCACTTATGTATGATTGCGTTCTCgacaatttgaatttgatcGGGCAAAACGGATCGCAAGCGACCACATGAGTGCTGCGCGAGTGGCTGTTTTCTTCAAAGCGATACAAGAGCGAAAAATGTCAACCTCACTGACTTTATCTTCGCCGAGAAgattaaaaataagaaaacaagCAATGCAAGATACATAGTGTTGAAACCTGATACGTGCATTTTGTGGGGTGGAAATGAACCTTTTTGTCGCCTACAAAAGAGCATGTGGCAGACACATGGACGATTTTATCCCTCGATATCGTAAATGTATCTTTTTAAAGGCCTCGAGATTTTTATTTGAATCAAACCTTTATGgtcaaaacttttattttaattgttggctcctaaaggagccgtttgtgtGCCTGGTTTTCTTCATCTTTTCACTTTCCTGAGGCCTTGCCTTTGCGCGCGACTACCAATGGCAGAACTGTATGCAGATGACCGATGTATGTGCAGGAATTCAAAACTCGAAAACAGTTCGATATTTTTTAAAAGAGTAGAAGCATTTACACCATTTACCTTCACATCTACGAATCGTATCCGTTCAACGTTTACTTTCTAGCGCGAAGAAAGCtcctggttttgtttttgtaaattCACCGCGCCTGATAAAATGCAATACTTCACAAACCATCTAAAGTTGTTTCATCAGAGGCGATAATGATACCTATCAGACGATAGCTAAGACCTTTACAAAGGGCGATTCTTGCAGCAATAAAGGAGATGTATAGTGTTCAAACTTTCAGAGAGGCCGTTTCAGAGTTTGAGTGTCGAGCTCAAAACTGACGTTGCGGTTTGGTGAGTCTTGCAGAAATCGAGTACGAGAATCGAGACGCACTTATCGAGAATCGAGACGCACTTATCGAGAATCGAGACGCGCTCATCATGAATCGAGATGTAGTCATCGCAAATCAAGTCTCGATTCTCGACTCGATTCGCGATTCTCGATTCATGCAGGGATCGAGAATCGAGtgtcaacttacttttgaacGGTACTGTAGCGTGCCACGAGAAAAGGAGTAATTAAAGATCCTCATCAAAGATGGGGCTAGTTCCACATGGCATTCTTTGTGCAACCACGGGGAAAGTGAATGACATAGCTCTAATTGCACGATGACTTGTGTTACCTATATAACACAGCACTGGGCATTGATTTATTGACCGTCACATAAGGTCAATGCAAGTAATTTTGCACAGGAACTGTCCTCTAAGCCATGCTTGTTTCATGAATATGCATGAATCATAATGTTTGTCAAATTTCCATCCATTTCCAAAAGGCCAATTATGCTTGGAATAAGGGATCTAAAGAACAGGTACAGAATCGAGCATATCTTTTTAGAATTTCCGGAACTTGTAGGCAGTTATTAAAATAAGGCCGCTAAAATACATGGTTGAACTCGTAGTCACGTTGCCAACAAATTAGCTGTTCAAAAAGATTGGCTTGACTAATTTCAGTTTTATTATCGAAAACATATTTTGCATTCTTGGTCACCTCAGAAGATCAACAAGTCAACACATTTATTTTTGGTTGCAACTGTAATTTATTTGTCATGCACTATTTTGCCACAAATCTTGCTCTTGTTACCCTCCAAAAAATGCTGCAAGTGCCATGGATGATACTTTATTAAACTAGTTTGTACTGTCAATGAATTTGAGcatatgtgaccgtccacgggaaaaccagcaaaaaggtgatgacacgggcacgcgtgCATGCCACGGCACGCTGAGCGTGACATGTAACACGGCATATGCACATATTTAATAAGCAGCACAATAGATGTCATGGTGGCTTTTGTTCTGCACGCTAAGACactccaaaccttttgtttagcgtggcgtgttcgagttgcgtgccaaacaaggcacagtaaaatactagaaagaaaaggaagtGAAGGAATAGAGGACTGTTCTGAAACCCCTTTACACCAAACTGTTTCGGTGTCcgattgtttccaaagaactgcgtaagtaacgcgaaataaagattatgtaatcgacagaaactgaatattttttttttaacttgaacatgtataaggcaaagaaaaaggagacataaaaattatgtcttcctaattgatttgtattcttatcaataaccattttagcttgagagGAATATCGAAGCCCGAGCTGCGAGTCATGCGAGCTAACAAGGCGAGCCGTGCGAGTCGTAATGCGAGTTAACCGCTTTAAAACgagtgcttgcatttaaaactgtttaccagtgctaattgaaactggacagacaactggatgaactgaaaatgcgttttcttgcttcgagtctccgccaaaaatttgaatccccagttttcgccagccagtgggatgatgtgcgagcacgaataaatacaaaatgccgagttaaaagaagaacggccatacggaaactacaaaaacaaccaaattcttagtatcaagaactttgtgagcgaacttgtgattttcaacttgacttttttgggtcagaatattttgtcgttcgtattaacctacacactacagcgttttgatgTCGATTTTTCGAAGAAAGATTGCGTGATGAGCAAAATGGTCATACTTCAATGTGGGCAAATTCTCTGTTCTGTAGTCCGGCACACAGCTACACTTCTGAACAAAAaaggaacgacaaaatgaagagaacgataaaatttccctaagACAAACTTTTGAGCTTAGCAGTGATAGATAAGTGGGAAAAACTGCTGACAAAAGTTTGAGGGTAGGATGAATTGGCATTTACGCCAAGAAGATTACGCCAGAAATCGTCAAAGTGTGGTCTGGCAATCCTGCtgtaggaaattgctcaaagatgttcgatatattatgttagcaaaaaagatagaaccttgctttacgaaggtttggtatgctttttgtttgcttacatattaatatttatctgcgggatttttcggttatttccgcagatcagtcggccttcactcagctttgagagtagcgtggtgtacttcgctttcagcgtgcgttttggtgcagctgtcgtgcaattttacgcggtgctcgattttactttttgctcacacgctcttttgtttggtataacacgctctattgtttacaacATGCATCatgagacaaaagaaaattttaatgaggcgtgcattacgacacggcactcccgtgttaaagaaaatttcttttgtttagcgtgctaAAATAGCTTGCctgtgtcatcacctttttgttggttttcccgtggacggtcacatatgAAGTTATGCATTAACTGACATGGGCCAATCCCACCAATCTAGCATCACTTCACAAATCAAAAAAGGCATACCTCAAACAAGTCTTTTTCCTTCAATGTTTACGAGGTCGTAGTTTTCGAGGTTAGTATAATTATATGGCTTTGAGTTCAGCTCCCGTCCAAAATTATTCACAGGTTGTGTTTTCACTAGCTAGGTCAAGTTTGACTAGTTAAAGTCGAAAATGTCCAGAAATTCCGTGAACACAGCTTGTCCCAACTttagcgagttaaaaatgcaagCAGCTTTCACGTGAAAACACAAGGGATTTATCTGCAAAGTTATACTACCTTGTGAGATGGTATAACTTGTCCtggtaaaataattaattccacagccaatcacattgcGGCTCCATTAATCCACGAGAGTGATGACAATCAACTGGAAATGGAGTTTGAGAAGACCTTCAAACCAGGCCAAAAATGTGCAAAAGCAACTGCAACCCACTGTAAAGAAATCCAAGGCCTCCTTATCTGCTGAGACAGGTGATTTGGTGGAGTTCCTAGAGAAAAGTCAAACCAAGGACCATGACTTTTTGAGTGCCTTGCCAAGAGAGAGGCAGAACAGGAACTAAAAAGTCAGACTAACGTTTGATGCCATGAAAGATATTGCAGACACTTAAGAATGAGAACTGAGGACTCACAGACATACATGTAACATAATGTGCATCATGTACAGagataattttagtttattGCTGTTATTGTAATTATCGAACATGAATGGAGTGatctattaattaattattttaacgtTTCCTGGTTGAAGTTAAAATCAATGTTCTAAATAATCCACAGACCTCGTAATGACAAATTGGAAATGTTACAGTTCATAAATTAAGCAAAAGCAAACGCAAGTTAGTTTGTTTAAAAATACACAGAATGCAGTTAAATGCAGTTTAACgaagttaacaacaaagagtgCTTGCATTCTCCTGGAAGTCAGTGGTATCGACACATATGCGCGTGTCGGAATTCCAGGTACTTGTGGATTGTAGCATAGCGAAATGTGGCATACGAACAGGAGGCGTTCCCTGGCATTCACATAGTGTGGTAGATCATCGCCCAGGCAGTTCTCCTTTAAACAAATCAATGTTAGTTTCTTCGCTCGTTTTTGCTTCACCGCTTCTTTAGCTTGTCTTAATGAATCAGCTCTCGAGGAAGTCAACTAACATCAGTGCCGCCACTACGTTGGATTCATCAGCGCCTTCCTCCGaggattcttcttcttcttcagtgGCAAATTCCTTGATTTCTTCGGCCCCAGTGACCACATCTCCATCCTTCGTATTGACCACTCAGGATCTTTCTCAAGCAATGGGGTAGTAAAACTTACTTTTGCCATGGCAGCAAGCACAGTAAAGGTGTTGGAATTCTATTTAATCCCAAACTTCGCGTTGAAATTGAACAACAAATCCAGAGTGAAGACAGTAGAATACTGATCCTCCGGGTTCAGGTTGACGATCTAAAGCTGGTATGTGCAAATATCTACACACCTAACCACACAAGCTCCCAGATCATATTTATTACACATGTGCATAATCTTCTCCAGCAGTTTTCAGGAGAGAATATAATCATAGGCGGCGACTTTAATTGTCCTTTCGCAAAGGATGACAAAGAAGGCGGACGTGACCTCTCCTCTAAGAAGAACGTAGTAGCAgagttaaaattattattgtccagCTTAGGTTTAGAAGATGTCTGGAGAAAACTACATCCAAACGATAAACAGTTTACCTGGCGAACGCCTGATcaaaaaattaaatacagaTTAGACTACTAGTTAGTTTCAAAGCATCTTTTGCCACAATTACCCGTGTGCAAATGTCACATTCAAATTGCTCCGCACTGTGATCATTCTTTAGTGTTATTGGAACTTAAAACAAATGTCCAACCTCTTAGGGGACCCggattttggaaatttaactgTTCTCTGTTAGAAGATTGCGATTATACTGAAAAGATGGCACGTAAAATTCTGCAATTCATAGAAAGGTATGAATATCTTGATGATAAAGGACTCCAGTGGGAAATGGTAAAAATAGAAATAAGGTCTTTCACAATCAGCTTTGCAAAAATAAAGGCTAAAAAGTGTAAAGAtcatgagaaaaaaattaattcttacacAGGAGGCTGAAAGgctacaaaaattaatagatGTCCAACCAACAGCTGATGACATCAATTACTATACAGTGTCGGAACGAGAAACGTGACAATTGCGTGACGCGAATATTGACGTCATGGAGACCGGTTGAGAACGAGTTTAGTGAGCACGAGGCGTGAAGGAGGGAGGAAAAAATAGCGATTGTATTGTTTACGAGTGCGATATAAATAAATGCATTGAAAGTTAGCTGGTGTCAAGAAATCATTGCGACACAAGCGGCGACCCTGCCAGGACAGTTCCGGAGAAAAGGAGAGTTCCAAACAAGCGTCGAGAGGAATTCAAAACACAAAGGTTCCACGGACCAAATGTCAACATGAGCGAAGTCAAAACATTGCAAGAGAAGATCGAAGGTAAGCTGAAAATGCTTAAGTTCACCGCAGAAGATACCGAGAAAATACTTGAAACCGAAGATGTGAAGGCTATCGAGAGACATGGGAGCGCTTTGGAATCTATTATTGACAAAACACATCAGCTTAAATTACAAGTTCAGGAATTGCGAATCGAAAACAACGAGGACCTTACGGAGATTAGAAGTTGGTCCGAAAATCTGGAAGCCCAAATTGATAAATTTGAAGTGTCTCTTAAACAAGTAAAGTGTGTAGCCACTGATATTAAATTAGCTGAAGAGAGAAAACGCGAAGAAGAAAAACGGAAACGGATCATGGATGAAGAAATCGAGTTAGAAAAGGTCAAATTTCAAGCGCGTGCGAAACTCGAGAAATCAGCGAAAACGTCCTTAGAGGATTCAGAGAATTCTAGTAGTGTTGGAGAAAAACTACCAAAGCTTGAGATATCAAAGTTTCAAGGAACCTTTCTTGATTGGACAAGGTTCTGGAATCAATTCGAAACTGAAATCGACAAAGCCAAGCTTACTCAAGTAGCAAAATTTTCTTACCTGAAGGAGTTACTTGTACCCAGTGTCCGCGCATCCATCGACGGACTTCCTTTCACAACCGAAGGGTATGAACGAGCaaaacatattttaaaaaccAAGTATGGTAAATCCAGTGAGGTGGCAAATGCACATATGCAATGTATAATTGGACTGTCCACAATTCATGGTGTGGATCCAGCTAAAATTCACGAATTCCATGagaagagtaatttttcactggctgagtgaaacgaaataagtgaaaaatgtttttctcatacaccgctggggcctgggtataggtcatgtgacctatgtggcgggcagttgtttttgttgcgtccgCCATTGCCGACTTTATTGCGTTGTTCCGATAAAAATCCACTCGCTAGTTGGACGGTTTAAGTTTTTACTAATTGCAACCCAATGCCTAAAGACACACAACGTTCGGGTACGAGTTCTCGAGCTCTCAGACGTCTTGAACTGTATAATGCAAGCCCAGGCAATCTCGAGCGATCTCGCCGGTCAAGACACGGTAGTGCAGATTCAACTCGTGAGCAAGGGCAGACAACACAGGAACCCCCGAGTTGGGCGAAAGAATTGCTTGAACAGCAGAAGCAATATAGTACGGAGCTGAAGAAGATCAAGTAGGATCTGGAGGCCGCTAAACGTTCAAAGCAGGAAAGGCCGAACGAGTCAGAACCGGAGTTCGGGTTCGAAGGAAACAAGAAACAGTACAAGCTGAACCGGAACGTGTTGGACAAAATCGGCTCGGCTATGGTCACGAGCGACGACGAGGAAAGGAACAACCTGCTCCAAGAAGGTGAGGCTTTGCTTGTAGAACGAAATAAACACATTTGTCTCGCTGATAAATATGGTTGGGATACCGTCGAATCCTATACGGCCGAGCCGCTTGCAAGCGACTCCGGCGATGAGAAACGCATTAAAAAAGCGGTCAAAGAAAGTAAAGCGAAGTGGCGAAGTGGAAAGCTAAGAAATCTGTCCAGCATGACGAAAGGTCGAGGCGCGTAGTTCAAGAAAAACCTCACAGCCAATTTTCGGCGGGAAAGTCGCCCAGCAACTTGTCACGTGACTCGCAGCAactttgttttcgttgtttccGAAGCGGCCAATTCGCCCGTGAATGTCGAGCTGCAGTTACAAGTAAAACATCAGAATGGACCCGTAACGCAGTACAGCCATCGGGAAGCCAGCAATAACTATGTTTTGCCGACCAATATGAATGAAGTTGAGCATTGTTCTGTTGATCTCGATTGTGTTAAATTGGattattttgtttatgttgAAAATGTTGAGTTGGCCTGTGCTACCCCAGTGAAAGGGAGACTTAGAGAGCATATTGCATTCTGGAAGGATATAGGAGCGAGTAAGTGGGTGCTGGATGTGCTAAGGGATGGGTACAGTCTACCATTTATGTCATTGCCACAGAAGACATTTTTTAATAATCATGGCAGCATTGCTGAAGAGCAGGAATTTGTCTGCCGGGAAGTGGCTAAATTGCTTGCATCTGGTGCTGTGACGGAGATTCAAAGAGCACTTGTCAAGCACTGTAGGAGTAAAGGCTTCCGAATATTTACATACTTGGATAATGGGGCTCGTGCAGACCAAGTCCTGAATAAGGCTATGAAGATGTCTGCAGCGGTCCGTAGGGATATTGCTTTAAGTGGTTTCATTGCCAATGAGAAAAAAAGCCAGTAGGTCCCCTCGCAGTTAGGAGAACTTTTGGGCTTTGTTTTGGATTCACAGCATGGAATCTTTCAGGTCCCGGCAAAAAGGGTTGAAGCCCTAAAGCGGTTAATAGACACAATCATAGTCAATCACTTTACAGTTTCTGCTAGATGTCTTTCTCGTTTGTCAGGATCTCTAGTTTCTATGGGTCTTGCACTTGGCCCAGTGGTTTGTCTTTGGACACGAAGCATCTACAGAGATATTTGCCAGGCTAATTATTGGGATAAGCCATTTTTAGTGTCACAGGACAGCCAGTCAGAGGTGCTGTTCTGGAGGAAAAATTTTGACAACAGTGGGTATCCAATCTGGTCTCCTAGGTGGAGGTGTTAACTTACTCGGATGCTAGTGGGGAAGGCTGGGGAGGATTTGCAGTGCAGTTTTCCGATAAAGTTGCCAGAGGTTGCTGGTCTTCTGCTGATTGTCTGAAAAGCTCTACATTCAGAGAAGTGAAGGCTATTATCCTGCCTGCCTTAGATATATCGACCAGTTGTGGGGCCCTCACACAGTGGATCGTTGTGCCAGCTTGCAGAGTAGACAACTGGAAAGGTTCTGTAGTAGATACCGCAACCCAAGGTGTGAAGCAGTTGACGCGTTTACAATCTCCTGGTTGAAAGAGAACAACTTGATTTTTCCTCCTCCGTACCTTATTCCACGTGTTTTGAAGCACATGTCAGCTGGAGGTGAAATTAGTACCCTACTTATCCCTCGGTGGTCCTCAGCTGTGTGGTGGCCGCTCCTTGTCAACACAGATGCATCTTGGAAAGCCTTCATTATGGGCTCAATGACATTCAAACCTTAGCAAGAAATTTTCCTGCCAGGATCCATGGCAAGCAATGTATTCACATCAGACATTCCCTCATTTCCGATTATAGCCCTTCGTGTTTGCTTTCCTTAGTGGCCCAAGTCTGTGCTGTCTTAGCACTGTTTTAATTTGGTATTGCTGTCTTGGCTTTTTACTACCCAGCTATGTTGGCTGA is a genomic window of Acropora muricata isolate sample 2 chromosome 8, ASM3666990v1, whole genome shotgun sequence containing:
- the LOC136926507 gene encoding desmoplakin-like — encoded protein: MSEVKTLQEKIEGKLKMLKFTAEDTEKILETEDVKAIERHGSALESIIDKTHQLKLQVQELRIENNEDLTEIRSWSENLEAQIDKFEVSLKQVKCVATDIKLAEERKREEEKRKRIMDEEIELEKVKFQARAKLEKSAKTSLEDSENSSSVGEKLPKLEISKFQGTFLDWTRFWNQFETEIDKAKLTQVAKFSYLKELLVPSVRASIDGLPFTTEGYERAKHILKTKYGKSSEVANAHMQCIIGLSTIHGVDPAKIHEFHEKSNFSLAE